The candidate division TA06 bacterium genome contains the following window.
GGTCCTTTCTCCATTGGATTCGACTTCCCCTACTACTGGTATACGGTGAACCAGTTCTGGGTAGGTTCAAATGGGTATATCTCTTTTGAGCCTGGCCTCCTCGCTCAGCCATTCGATTCCCTGCCTTCCCCCTCCCCTCCCAATGACCTTCTCGGAGTACTCATAGCCGACCACCTCTTTGGAGGAACGAGCCCTGCAACGGCACATTATTACACCAACAGCGTGGATTCTTTGATTGTCTCCTGGCTGAATGTCCCCGGATGGTCCACAGGAGGTTCCCACGACTTCCAGGTGATCCTCACCAAGTCTGACTCCATCATCACCTACCAGTATGGTCCTCAGACAGGTTCTTTCTCCAATAATGAGACCGCCATTGGCATTGAGAATGTGAGCGGTCTGGTGGGGCTCTCATATTTGAATGACGAACTCCCCCCAGCACGCCTCTATCACGACTCCCTGGCGATTCAGTTCATCCCCCCGGATTCCACTACCTATTCAGCTACTGATGTGGGGATCCTCCACGCGATGAATGATAAGAATGGAGGGATATTCCGCCTCAACGCCCAGTCGACCACCCTCTGGGCAAAGGTGAAGAACTTCGGGAATGTGACTGTGGGTAGTTTCGATATGTTCTGTATGGTACGGGACCCATTCAATACGACTGTCTTTGCGGATACGATCTCCAACCCCGGAATGACCCCTGGACAGGTAGACTCTGTCGTCTTCTCTCCGGACTGGATTCCCTTCAGCAATGGTCAACACCGGGCAACCTTCGCCACAACACTCGGAGGGGATCTCAATCCCAACAACAACAGTGTCACCGTGGAGATCCGTGTTATCGTCTATCCGGCAACCCTAATCTACGATGATGGCACTGCTGAGGATGGATGGTCCTGGATGTGGGAGCCAGGAAGCGTGGAAGCGGGACTGGGAAACTATTTTCAACCCCCCACATATCCCGTTCAGATCCAGGATATCCGTGTCTTTGTTTTTGCTCTCGGGACAAGCG
Protein-coding sequences here:
- a CDS encoding T9SS type A sorting domain-containing protein; this encodes MQGGAMRKKSLFLALIASLLWVTVAFSASRQGEEKEKRSRLTPLGGGPDAYGYIWLDSDDDTTTFDWVDTTGSWTEITGLQDDNYVGPFSIGFDFPYYWYTVNQFWVGSNGYISFEPGLLAQPFDSLPSPSPPNDLLGVLIADHLFGGTSPATAHYYTNSVDSLIVSWLNVPGWSTGGSHDFQVILTKSDSIITYQYGPQTGSFSNNETAIGIENVSGLVGLSYLNDELPPARLYHDSLAIQFIPPDSTTYSATDVGILHAMNDKNGGIFRLNAQSTTLWAKVKNFGNVTVGSFDMFCMVRDPFNTTVFADTISNPGMTPGQVDSVVFSPDWIPFSNGQHRATFATTLGGDLNPNNNSVTVEIRVIVYPATLIYDDGTAEDGWSWMWEPGSVEAGLGNYFQPPTYPVQIQDIRVFVFALGTSGFRARIYDDDGPGGSPGSILFEQTISTPVIGLNTIDVSSQNITITDGAFYVAWIQFADAAASVGRDLNPPFSRRGLEHTGAWADYRNKYTDDLMLHATIGIPPGVEEGTSFRIQPPEFILLQNHPNPFHNSTMISFGLPSAGNISLEVFDLTGRLVRTLVDAEKKAGNYRVEWSARDSEGAKVLTGVYFCKLTTPEKTLTRKMILLK